One Diospyros lotus cultivar Yz01 chromosome 1, ASM1463336v1, whole genome shotgun sequence genomic window carries:
- the LOC127793559 gene encoding uncharacterized protein LOC127793559, which produces MASFFCSAKFFFLIFLASAVPIAYLISLETAKPTTHVYHYHSTGWMRECGKWDDLNRRFLVSFMEGGVGQIPVPDDGQSPAAVVEEVPVIRDADLAGNASLGIVIDRPRNRLLVAVADLFGSRYGALAAYDLSSWNRLFLAQLSGPGDEKSLADDVAVDAEGNAYVTDAKGSKIWKVGAAGEFLATIRSPLFAAKEWYKNLVGLNGIVYHPNGYLIVIHTFSGNLFKVESGDGNHEVKLIEMVGESLPFGDGLELLSPTKLVVAGNPSRLVESSDDWKTAAVVGKFKGPAHRLTTAATVKDGKVYLNHMFGLGYPKRKHALVEAVFSS; this is translated from the exons ATGGCGTCCTTCTTCTGCTCCgccaagttcttcttcctcattttcctGGCATCGGCCGTCCCAATCGCCTACTTGATATCTCTGGAGACTGCCAAGCCGACCACACACGTTTACCACTACCACAGCACCGGCTGGATGCGGGAGTGCGGCAAGTGGGACGATCTCAACCGCCGATTCCTCGTCTCTTTCATGGAGGGAGGCGTGGGCCAGATCCCGGTCCCCGACGACGGTCAATCTCCGGCCGCCGTCGTGGAGGAGGTGCCGGTGATCAGAGACGCCGATTTGGCTGGAAACGCGTCGCTGGGCATTGTGATTGACCGGCCGAGGAATCGGCTGCTGGTGGCGGTCGCTGACTTGTTTGGCAGCCGATACGGTGCGCTGGCGGCCTATGATTTGTCCAGCTGGAACCGTCTGTTTCTCGCTCAGCTCAGTGGTCCAG GAGATGAGAAATCCTTAGCAGATGATGTAGCAGTGGATGCAGAAGGCAATGCATATGTGACCGATGCCAAAGGGAGTAAGATTTGGAAGGTGGGGGCGGCCGGAGAGTTCCTAGCCACCATAAGAAGCCCACTCTTCGCCGCAAAAGAGTGGTACAAAAACTTGGTTGGGCTTAATGGGATTGTTTACCATCCAAACGGGTACTTAATAGTGATCCACACTTTCTCCGGCAATCTGTTCAAGGTGGAGTCGGGAGACGGAAATCATGAAGTGAAGTTAATTGAGATGGTCGGAGAGTCATTGCCATTTGGAGACGGATTAGAGCTTTTATCGCCCACTAAGCTTGTGGTTGCCGGGAACCCGTCAAGGTTAGTGGAGAGCTCTGACGACTGGAAAACGGCGGCGGTTGTGGGCAAGTTCAAGGGGCCAGCGCACCGGTTGACGACGGCGGCGACAGTGAAGGATGGGAAGGTGTATTTGAACCATATGTTTGGGTTGGGATATCCTAAGAGGAAGCATGCTCTGGTTGAGGCTGTTTTTTCTAGTTAG